The Streptomyces sp. NL15-2K genome contains a region encoding:
- a CDS encoding carboxylesterase family protein — protein sequence MIRRVAAGLVALVATLVAPVPAQAAPRASDAVVRTDAGWVRGETTAEGRQFLGIPYAEPPVGDLRWKEPRPVRPWQGVRAARDFGNKCAQSAGWDPGYEQPSHTEACLDLNVYVPEGAARRAVLVWFHGGGLTAGAGQDVVPDTFARQTGTVVVTVNYRLGAMGFLATAGLDGEARDGVSGNFGMLDQQAALRWVRANVGRFGGDPGRVTVAGESAGGRSVCTQLASPTAKGLFRAGIIQSGAYGDCAARTHQAAVAQGAAFAEKLGCASVACLRSRPAADILAAQGEFDWGPVVGGDFLPRQPEEAFAQGAAAQVPVLNGANTDEGRMFAFARFDANGTPLTPEQYPTVMRENFGERALRRYPLSAHPSPTLAYAAAQGDQLFACPALRLDGVLAGRGPVYAYEFADRTSPPFASLRNLHTDFDFGATHVNEVQYLFKHFGLDSPLNAEQRMLARQMVAYWGSFVRGGVPSADGQPSMPGRPGTVLSLRTESKGGNALSATVHREHQCDLWDAGASP from the coding sequence GTGATACGGCGTGTCGCCGCCGGACTGGTGGCTCTCGTGGCCACGCTCGTCGCCCCGGTGCCGGCACAGGCCGCACCGCGGGCGAGCGACGCGGTCGTACGCACCGACGCCGGCTGGGTGCGCGGCGAAACCACCGCCGAGGGACGGCAGTTCCTCGGCATCCCGTACGCCGAGCCGCCCGTCGGCGACCTCCGCTGGAAGGAACCGCGGCCCGTCCGGCCCTGGCAAGGGGTGCGTGCCGCGCGGGACTTCGGCAACAAGTGTGCGCAGAGCGCCGGTTGGGACCCCGGATACGAGCAGCCCTCGCACACCGAGGCCTGCCTCGATCTGAATGTGTACGTCCCCGAGGGCGCCGCCCGCCGAGCCGTGCTGGTCTGGTTCCACGGCGGAGGGCTCACCGCCGGGGCCGGTCAGGACGTCGTCCCCGACACCTTCGCGCGACAGACCGGTACGGTCGTCGTGACCGTCAACTACCGCCTCGGAGCGATGGGTTTCCTCGCCACGGCCGGTCTGGACGGCGAGGCGCGCGACGGGGTCTCCGGCAACTTCGGGATGCTCGACCAGCAGGCCGCACTGCGCTGGGTGCGTGCCAACGTCGGCCGCTTCGGCGGCGATCCGGGCCGCGTCACCGTCGCGGGCGAGTCGGCGGGCGGCCGCTCCGTCTGCACCCAGCTGGCCTCGCCGACGGCGAAGGGCCTGTTCCGGGCGGGCATCATCCAGAGCGGCGCCTACGGCGACTGCGCCGCCCGTACGCATCAGGCGGCCGTGGCCCAGGGAGCCGCCTTCGCCGAGAAGCTGGGGTGTGCGAGCGTGGCGTGCCTGCGGAGCAGGCCGGCCGCCGACATCCTGGCGGCCCAGGGCGAGTTCGACTGGGGGCCGGTGGTCGGCGGGGACTTCCTGCCCAGGCAGCCCGAGGAGGCGTTCGCGCAGGGGGCCGCCGCCCAGGTGCCCGTGCTGAACGGGGCGAACACGGACGAGGGGCGGATGTTCGCGTTCGCCCGGTTCGACGCGAACGGGACCCCGCTCACGCCCGAGCAGTACCCCACGGTGATGCGTGAGAACTTCGGGGAGCGGGCGCTGCGGCGCTACCCGCTGTCGGCCCACCCGTCGCCGACCCTCGCCTACGCCGCCGCACAGGGCGACCAGCTGTTCGCGTGCCCCGCGCTGCGGCTCGACGGGGTGCTCGCCGGACGCGGGCCGGTCTACGCGTACGAGTTCGCCGACCGCACCTCCCCGCCCTTCGCCTCGCTGCGCAACCTGCACACGGACTTCGACTTCGGCGCGACCCATGTGAACGAGGTGCAGTACCTCTTCAAGCACTTCGGCCTCGACTCGCCGCTGAACGCCGAGCAGCGGATGCTGGCGCGGCAGATGGTCGCGTACTGGGGCTCCTTCGTACGGGGCGGTGTGCCGAGCGCCGACGGGCAGCCCTCGATGCCCGGCCGACCGGGGACGGTGCTGTCCCTGCGGACGGAGTCGAAGGGCGGGAACGCCCTGAGTGCCACTGTGCACCGGGAGCACCAGTGTGACCTGTGGGACGCCGGGGCATCTCCGTGA
- the tuf gene encoding elongation factor Tu, whose amino-acid sequence MPKTAYVRTKPHLNIGTMGHVDHGKTTLTAAITKVLAERGSSTFVPFDRIDRAPEEAARGITINIAHVEYETDTRHYAHVDMPGHADYVKNMVTGAAQLDGAILVVSALDGIMPQTAEHVLLARQVGVNHIVVALNKADAGDEELIDLVELEVRDLLTEHGYGGDAVPVVRVSGLKALEGDPRWTASVEALLDAVDTYVPMPERYLDAPFLMPVENVLTITGRGTVVTGAVERGTVRVGDRVDVLGASVETVVTGLETFGKPMEEAQAGDNVALLLRGVPRDAVRRGHVVAAPGSVVPRRRFTAQVYILSAREGGRTTPVSTGYRPQFYIRTADVVGDLDLGEVAVARPGETVAVSVELGRDVPLEPGLGFAIREGGRTVGAGTVTAVE is encoded by the coding sequence ATGCCCAAGACGGCATACGTACGCACCAAACCGCATCTGAACATCGGCACGATGGGCCACGTCGACCACGGCAAGACCACGCTGACCGCCGCCATCACGAAGGTGCTGGCCGAGCGCGGCTCTTCCACGTTCGTGCCCTTCGACCGCATCGACCGGGCACCCGAGGAGGCGGCGCGCGGCATCACCATCAACATCGCGCACGTCGAGTACGAGACCGACACCCGGCATTACGCGCACGTGGACATGCCGGGCCATGCCGACTACGTCAAGAACATGGTCACCGGGGCCGCGCAGCTGGACGGGGCGATCCTCGTCGTCTCCGCGCTCGACGGGATCATGCCGCAGACCGCCGAGCACGTGCTGCTGGCCCGCCAGGTGGGCGTGAACCACATCGTCGTCGCCCTCAACAAGGCCGACGCGGGGGACGAGGAGCTCATCGACCTCGTCGAGCTGGAGGTGCGTGACCTGCTCACCGAGCACGGTTACGGCGGCGACGCCGTGCCTGTCGTACGGGTCTCGGGGCTGAAGGCCCTGGAAGGGGACCCGCGTTGGACCGCGTCCGTCGAGGCGTTGCTCGACGCCGTGGACACGTATGTGCCGATGCCCGAGCGGTATCTGGACGCGCCGTTTCTGATGCCGGTGGAGAACGTGCTGACCATCACCGGCCGGGGGACGGTGGTGACCGGGGCGGTCGAGCGGGGCACGGTGCGGGTCGGGGACCGGGTCGACGTGCTCGGGGCCTCCGTCGAGACGGTGGTCACGGGGCTGGAGACCTTTGGCAAGCCGATGGAGGAGGCGCAGGCCGGGGACAACGTGGCGTTGCTGCTGAGGGGTGTGCCGCGGGATGCGGTGCGGCGCGGTCATGTGGTTGCGGCGCCGGGGAGTGTGGTGCCCCGTCGTCGCTTCACCGCGCAGGTGTACATCCTGTCGGCGCGCGAAGGTGGTCGTACGACGCCGGTGTCGACCGGTTACCGCCCGCAGTTCTACATCCGCACGGCGGATGTAGTCGGTGACCTCGACCTTGGTGAGGTGGCGGTGGCGCGGCCGGGAGAGACGGTTGCCGTGTCCGTTGAGCTGGGGCGGGATGTGCCGCTGGAGCCCGGGCTTGGTTTCGCCATCCGTGAGGGTGGGCGGACCGTCGGAGCGGGGACCGTGACCGCCGTCGAGTGA
- a CDS encoding DUF4442 domain-containing protein — MSIGEMLAATVPMTRTLNLEYLETTPEKAVVALPDQSEYHNHVGGPHAGAMFTLGESASGAIVLAAFGDQLSRAVPLAVRAEIAYKKLAMGAVTATATLGRPATEVVAELDEGKRPEFPVSVVIRREDGAVTGEMTVVWTLRPNS, encoded by the coding sequence ATGTCGATCGGCGAGATGCTCGCCGCCACGGTGCCGATGACCAGGACCCTCAACCTCGAGTACCTGGAGACCACTCCGGAGAAGGCCGTGGTGGCACTGCCCGACCAGAGCGAGTACCACAACCACGTCGGTGGGCCGCACGCCGGAGCGATGTTCACGCTGGGCGAGTCGGCCAGCGGGGCGATCGTGCTGGCCGCGTTCGGAGACCAGCTCTCCCGTGCCGTACCGCTCGCGGTCCGCGCCGAGATCGCGTACAAGAAGCTCGCGATGGGCGCCGTCACGGCCACCGCGACGCTCGGCCGGCCCGCCACCGAGGTCGTCGCGGAACTCGACGAGGGCAAGCGGCCGGAGTTCCCCGTGTCCGTGGTCATCCGGCGTGAGGACGGGGCCGTAACCGGCGAGATGACGGTCGTCTGGACGCTTCGGCCCAACAGCTGA
- a CDS encoding CbrC family protein, with translation MFGHGRSLGGRTCGQSPLLGGGLAGERGRHRGQGGGRGVELRQLVQQPRGPEREAYARPLYARAWICTATFYTAHEVNGRFCPWCIADGSAAERFAGEFSDSYGPGRLPTRQLR, from the coding sequence GTGTTCGGTCATGGCCGCAGCCTCGGGGGCCGGACCTGTGGGCAGAGTCCGCTCCTCGGGGGCGGGCTGGCCGGTGAACGTGGTCGGCACCGAGGCCAGGGCGGCGGGCGCGGGGTAGAGCTCCGCCAGCTTGTCCAGCAGCCGCGCGGTCCCGAACGTGAGGCGTACGCGCGGCCGCTCTACGCACGGGCTTGGATCTGCACAGCCACCTTCTACACCGCCCACGAGGTCAACGGACGCTTCTGCCCGTGGTGCATCGCCGACGGGAGCGCTGCTGAACGCTTCGCGGGTGAATTCAGCGACTCCTACGGGCCCGGCAGGCTACCGACCCGCCAATTGAGATGA
- a CDS encoding thiolase family protein, with product MRDAVVVEAVRTPIGKGKPNGALAHVHPVELLAHTLRTLVERSGVDPALIDDVIGGTVDQVGEQAMNTTRYAVLSAGFPETVPATTVDRQCGSSQQAVHFAAQGVISGAYDLVVACGVESMSRVPMWSNVPAGKDPFGPGVAERYQEGLVPQGISAELIAAKWSINREQMDAFAVSSHRKAAAAWDAGLFGAEVAPLEGVSRDECVRPGTTAEILAGLKPAYHDPNFAERFPQIEWNVTAGNASPINDGASAVLITSSETAARLGLRPLARLHSFAVTGSDPILMLTGVVPATEKVLRRAHLSLDDIDLFEVNEAFSSVVLAWQQETGADLDKVNVHGGAIALGHPLGASGTRLTTTLVHAMRERGARYALQTMCEAGGLANAMVLEAV from the coding sequence ATGCGTGACGCAGTCGTCGTCGAAGCCGTACGCACCCCGATAGGCAAGGGCAAGCCGAACGGCGCCCTCGCGCACGTCCACCCCGTGGAGCTCCTCGCCCACACCCTGCGCACCCTCGTCGAGCGCTCAGGAGTCGACCCGGCGCTGATCGACGACGTCATCGGCGGCACCGTCGACCAGGTCGGCGAGCAGGCCATGAACACCACCCGCTACGCCGTCCTGTCCGCGGGCTTCCCGGAGACCGTCCCCGCGACCACGGTCGACCGCCAGTGCGGCTCCTCCCAGCAGGCCGTGCACTTCGCGGCCCAGGGCGTCATCTCCGGCGCCTACGACCTCGTCGTCGCGTGCGGTGTCGAGTCGATGAGCCGGGTGCCGATGTGGTCGAACGTGCCGGCCGGCAAGGACCCCTTCGGCCCCGGAGTCGCCGAGCGCTACCAGGAGGGCCTCGTCCCGCAGGGCATCAGCGCGGAGCTCATCGCCGCCAAGTGGTCGATCAACCGCGAGCAGATGGACGCCTTCGCGGTCTCCTCGCACCGCAAGGCCGCCGCGGCCTGGGACGCCGGTCTGTTCGGCGCCGAGGTCGCGCCCCTGGAGGGCGTCAGCCGCGACGAGTGCGTACGGCCGGGTACCACCGCCGAGATCCTCGCCGGCCTGAAGCCCGCCTACCACGACCCCAACTTCGCCGAGCGCTTCCCGCAGATCGAGTGGAACGTCACCGCGGGCAACGCCAGCCCCATCAACGACGGCGCATCGGCCGTGCTCATCACGTCCAGCGAGACCGCGGCCCGCCTCGGCCTGCGCCCGCTCGCCCGGCTGCACAGCTTCGCCGTCACCGGCTCCGACCCGATCCTCATGCTCACCGGAGTCGTCCCGGCAACGGAGAAGGTGCTGCGCAGGGCGCACCTGTCCCTCGACGACATCGACCTGTTCGAGGTCAACGAGGCTTTCTCCAGCGTGGTCCTGGCCTGGCAGCAGGAGACCGGCGCCGACCTCGACAAGGTCAACGTGCACGGCGGCGCGATCGCCCTCGGCCACCCGCTCGGCGCGAGCGGCACCCGACTGACGACGACCCTCGTGCACGCGATGCGGGAGCGCGGCGCCCGCTACGCCCTGCAGACGATGTGCGAAGCGGGTGGGCTCGCCAACGCGATGGTTCTGGAAGCGGTGTAG
- a CDS encoding ricin-type beta-trefoil lectin domain protein yields the protein MARHWRATHDYAVICLLASADSASMATAAAFHRVLSGRAGGALRPQLLAAVRETVKEWAADDGISTLLPELRKPTGGRGLRAARPATPERRRLTERAFQSLSGASQCLLWHTEVEAEPISIPAGLLGVDAATATAGLERAREQFRAGCVRAHRELAPTTECRFYNRLLDVSIRRGGALLPDVRRHLTECRYCRHAAEQLSHFEDGLDALLAETVLGWGSRRYLDSRPGRGTAPQAPGTRPFVRPRAVGRHRPAPAGHLAHSRRHSKAVLMGAGLSLALLATVLVARSWSDEGGAPGPRATWGAPSGTSVSPGEGGDSSSAGSPSAASVGNAVEVGHGRLRNLVAGLCLDVRPDVRPDVRPDVREGRPADGAGTVLAACSSAGSQQWSYQDDGLLRSATDPTLCLDADADKGSVVVADCLVHAGEVRYDLTVRGELLLRRGKGLLVAPKTENGKAVVVAERDGSEGQRWVLEPVSDEPGTAQGDGSAENGTQNGSPEEPASPTAEPASPDAASPRKDAEAPPDAPVVRPPQFEKRIAPADCCTEPEPTAPTEEAAILPDEARDAVAPVTHPVTAAVTGTLGSALH from the coding sequence ATGGCCCGGCACTGGCGGGCGACCCACGACTACGCGGTCATCTGCCTGCTCGCATCGGCGGATTCGGCGTCCATGGCGACCGCCGCCGCGTTCCACCGGGTGCTCTCGGGGAGGGCCGGCGGTGCCCTGCGTCCCCAACTCCTCGCGGCCGTACGGGAGACCGTCAAGGAGTGGGCCGCGGACGACGGAATTTCCACCCTGCTGCCGGAACTCCGCAAGCCGACCGGCGGCCGCGGTCTACGTGCGGCGAGGCCGGCCACCCCCGAAAGGCGACGGCTCACCGAGCGTGCATTCCAGTCCCTTTCGGGCGCCTCCCAATGCCTGCTGTGGCACACCGAGGTCGAGGCCGAGCCCATATCCATACCTGCTGGTCTGCTCGGGGTGGACGCCGCTACCGCGACCGCCGGGCTGGAGCGGGCGCGGGAGCAATTCCGGGCGGGCTGTGTACGCGCCCACCGGGAACTCGCGCCCACCACGGAATGCCGCTTCTACAACCGTCTCCTCGACGTCTCCATTCGCCGGGGCGGAGCACTGCTGCCCGATGTCCGACGGCATCTGACGGAGTGCCGGTACTGCCGACACGCCGCCGAGCAGCTCAGTCACTTCGAGGACGGTCTGGACGCGCTGCTCGCCGAGACCGTGCTCGGCTGGGGCTCCCGCCGGTATCTCGACTCGCGGCCCGGTCGCGGCACCGCCCCGCAGGCACCGGGCACGCGTCCGTTCGTACGGCCGCGAGCCGTCGGACGCCACCGCCCCGCTCCGGCCGGCCACCTCGCGCACTCCCGTCGGCACAGCAAGGCCGTGCTCATGGGCGCCGGTCTGTCCCTCGCCCTGCTCGCGACCGTGCTCGTCGCCAGGAGCTGGTCCGACGAGGGCGGTGCCCCCGGGCCCCGCGCCACGTGGGGGGCGCCGAGCGGCACCTCCGTCTCGCCGGGGGAGGGGGGCGATTCGTCGTCCGCCGGGTCCCCGTCCGCCGCCTCCGTGGGCAACGCCGTCGAGGTCGGGCACGGCAGGCTCCGCAACCTGGTCGCCGGACTGTGTCTCGACGTGCGTCCCGACGTGCGTCCCGACGTGCGTCCCGACGTGCGCGAGGGCAGACCCGCAGACGGTGCCGGGACTGTGCTGGCGGCGTGCTCGTCGGCCGGGTCGCAGCAGTGGTCGTACCAGGACGACGGACTGCTGCGCAGCGCCACCGACCCCACTCTCTGCCTCGACGCCGACGCCGACAAGGGCTCGGTCGTCGTCGCCGACTGCCTGGTGCACGCGGGTGAGGTGCGCTACGACCTCACCGTGCGGGGCGAGTTGCTGCTGCGCCGGGGCAAGGGGCTGCTCGTCGCGCCCAAGACCGAGAACGGGAAGGCCGTGGTCGTCGCCGAGCGGGACGGATCCGAGGGGCAGCGGTGGGTTCTGGAACCCGTGAGCGACGAGCCGGGGACGGCACAGGGGGACGGATCGGCGGAGAACGGGACCCAGAACGGCAGTCCCGAGGAGCCGGCCTCCCCGACGGCCGAGCCGGCCTCGCCTGACGCCGCGAGTCCGCGCAAGGATGCCGAGGCCCCGCCGGACGCCCCGGTGGTCCGGCCACCGCAGTTCGAGAAGCGGATCGCCCCGGCCGACTGCTGCACCGAGCCCGAGCCGACCGCTCCCACCGAGGAAGCCGCCATCCTCCCGGACGAGGCCCGGGACGCCGTCGCACCGGTCACTCATCCCGTCACCGCCGCCGTGACCGGAACCCTCGGCTCCGCCCTCCACTAG
- a CDS encoding undecaprenyl-diphosphate phosphatase codes for MSWFESLILGLVQGLTEFLPVSSSAHLRLTAAFSGWEDPGAAFTAITQIGTEAAVLIYFRKDIGRIISAWTRSLADKSMRQDHDAKMGWLVIVGSIPIGVLGVTLKDQIEGPFRDLRITATMLIVVGVIIGVADRLAARDENGGRHRAPKQRKALENLGVKDGLIFGLCQACALIPGVSRSGATISGGLFMGYRREAAARYSFLLAIPAVLASGLFELKDAMETDHVSWGPTIFATVIAFGMGYAVIAWFMKFISTKSFMPFVWYRIALGLVIVALVAMGALSPHAAESAG; via the coding sequence ATGTCTTGGTTTGAATCCCTCATCCTCGGACTCGTCCAGGGGCTGACCGAGTTCCTCCCTGTCTCCTCCAGCGCCCACCTCCGGCTGACGGCGGCCTTCTCCGGCTGGGAGGACCCGGGTGCGGCCTTCACGGCGATCACGCAGATCGGCACCGAGGCCGCCGTGCTGATCTATTTCCGCAAGGACATCGGGCGGATCATCTCGGCCTGGACGCGTTCGCTCGCGGACAAGTCGATGCGCCAGGACCACGACGCGAAGATGGGCTGGCTGGTGATCGTCGGCTCGATCCCGATCGGCGTGCTGGGAGTGACGCTCAAGGACCAGATCGAGGGTCCGTTCCGCGATCTGCGGATCACCGCGACGATGCTGATCGTCGTGGGCGTGATCATCGGCGTCGCCGACCGGTTGGCGGCGCGCGACGAGAACGGCGGCCGCCACCGTGCGCCCAAGCAGCGCAAGGCCCTTGAGAACCTGGGTGTGAAGGACGGCCTGATCTTCGGCCTGTGCCAGGCCTGCGCCCTCATCCCGGGTGTCTCCCGCTCCGGCGCCACCATCAGCGGCGGTCTGTTCATGGGCTACAGGCGCGAGGCCGCGGCCCGCTACTCCTTCCTCCTCGCCATCCCCGCGGTGCTCGCCTCCGGCCTGTTCGAGCTCAAGGACGCGATGGAGACCGACCACGTCTCCTGGGGTCCGACGATCTTCGCCACGGTGATCGCCTTCGGGATGGGATATGCCGTGATCGCCTGGTTCATGAAGTTCATCTCCACCAAGAGCTTCATGCCCTTCGTGTGGTACCGCATAGCGCTCGGCCTGGTCATCGTCGCCCTGGTCGCCATGGGCGCCCTGAGCCCCCACGCGGCGGAGTCGGCGGGCTGA
- a CDS encoding RICIN domain-containing protein yields MLILCHSHRGVIVSPLFRLPRVLRALTSAALLAAVSVTPATAESAGPGSAVGGGRLPAIFPPDGHVGRLVNAGTGKCLEISDGSHADGARAQQWDCVGVRHQFWRWELRGVWYDQWQQERHNYRLVNVESG; encoded by the coding sequence GTGCTGATCCTGTGTCACTCCCACAGAGGAGTCATCGTGTCGCCCCTTTTCCGGCTGCCCCGTGTCCTCCGCGCGCTCACCAGCGCCGCACTGCTCGCCGCCGTCTCTGTCACCCCCGCCACCGCCGAGTCGGCAGGCCCCGGCTCGGCAGTGGGCGGTGGGCGGCTCCCCGCGATCTTCCCACCCGACGGACATGTCGGGCGACTGGTGAACGCGGGCACGGGCAAGTGCCTGGAGATCTCCGACGGTTCGCACGCTGACGGCGCCCGCGCGCAGCAGTGGGACTGTGTGGGAGTACGGCACCAATTCTGGCGGTGGGAACTGAGGGGTGTCTGGTATGACCAGTGGCAGCAGGAGCGCCACAACTACCGTCTGGTCAACGTAGAGAGCGGATGA
- a CDS encoding helix-turn-helix domain-containing protein, which translates to MAAPKDPRPCSIADALALVGEKYSLLVLREVCLGNGRFDQLVRNIGAPRDILAARLRRLVDAGILTKRIYSERPQRFEYRATQAGLELEPVLMTLMEWGDRHLRKDDDRPMVHEHICGHELVPVLTCQACGAPVRHEDLTAHPQAPGWTVAGPTAA; encoded by the coding sequence ATGGCCGCTCCCAAAGACCCGCGCCCCTGCTCCATCGCCGACGCCCTGGCGCTCGTCGGCGAGAAGTACTCACTGCTCGTCCTGCGGGAGGTGTGCCTCGGCAACGGCCGCTTCGACCAGTTGGTACGCAACATCGGCGCCCCGCGCGACATCCTCGCCGCGCGGCTGCGCCGGCTCGTGGACGCCGGGATCCTGACGAAGCGGATCTACAGCGAGCGCCCGCAGCGCTTCGAGTACCGGGCCACCCAGGCGGGGCTCGAACTGGAGCCGGTCCTGATGACCCTCATGGAATGGGGCGACCGCCACCTGCGGAAGGACGACGACCGCCCGATGGTGCACGAGCACATCTGCGGCCACGAACTGGTCCCGGTCCTCACCTGCCAGGCCTGCGGCGCTCCCGTCCGCCACGAGGACCTGACGGCCCACCCCCAGGCCCCGGGCTGGACGGTGGCGGGGCCGACAGCGGCGTAA
- a CDS encoding fused MFS/spermidine synthase: MNEPIPVTRPVDQGVAKLMPDIDRKRAWLLTVDGAPQSYVDLDEPAYLEFEYARRLGHVLDTVAEAGRPLDVLHLGGGALTLPRYLAATRPGSRQDVVEADRALLELVVEHLPLPDGAGIDLHAADARAWLETAPADSADVLVADVFGGSRVPAHLTSLAYAREAGRVLRPDGVYLANLADAAPFAFLRSQLATLAAVFEELVLVAEPGVLRGRRFGNAVLVAAHRPLDTAALARRTAADAFPARVEHGPALRDFIGGAAPVQDEDAVPSPEPPDGAFSIG, translated from the coding sequence GTGAACGAGCCGATCCCCGTCACCCGCCCCGTCGATCAGGGCGTTGCCAAGCTGATGCCCGACATCGACCGGAAGCGGGCCTGGCTGCTGACCGTCGACGGGGCGCCGCAGTCGTACGTCGATCTGGACGAGCCGGCGTATCTGGAGTTCGAGTACGCGCGGCGGCTCGGGCACGTCCTGGACACCGTCGCCGAGGCGGGGCGCCCGCTGGACGTGCTGCACCTCGGCGGGGGCGCGCTCACCCTGCCCCGGTACCTGGCCGCGACCCGGCCCGGCTCCCGGCAGGACGTGGTCGAGGCCGACCGCGCCCTGCTGGAGCTGGTCGTGGAGCACCTGCCGCTGCCGGACGGCGCGGGCATCGACCTGCACGCCGCCGATGCCCGCGCCTGGCTGGAAACCGCCCCCGCGGACTCCGCCGACGTCCTCGTCGCCGACGTCTTCGGCGGCTCACGCGTCCCGGCGCACCTCACGTCCCTCGCCTACGCCCGCGAGGCCGGACGCGTCCTGCGCCCCGACGGCGTCTACCTGGCCAACCTCGCAGACGCCGCGCCCTTCGCCTTCCTGCGCTCCCAACTCGCCACCCTCGCGGCGGTGTTCGAGGAGCTCGTGCTGGTCGCCGAACCGGGCGTGCTGCGCGGTCGCCGCTTCGGCAACGCGGTGCTCGTCGCCGCGCACCGCCCCCTCGACACGGCCGCCCTGGCCCGCCGCACCGCCGCCGACGCCTTCCCCGCGCGGGTCGAACACGGGCCCGCCCTGCGGGACTTCATCGGCGGTGCCGCGCCGGTGCAGGACGAGGACGCCGTACCGTCACCCGAGCCCCCCGACGGGGCGTTCAGCATCGGGTGA
- a CDS encoding TVP38/TMEM64 family protein, whose translation MLDATTRSGGTATAPPRAAATELAVAVPSPVGFGARCTRVLLSPWTRLSLLIALLAGAASAVLLFEPQRLLADGWPPQLGGAAAAVVFAVAYGLCTVAFVPRPLLNLAAGALFGSQLGLGVSITGTVLGAGIAFGLGRVLGQDALRPLLRGRWLRAADGQLSRHGFRSMLAARLFPGVPFWAANYCAAVSRMGYFPFLLATALGSIPNTAAYVVAGARASTPTSPAFLIAMAFIALPALAGAVVAWRKRHHFRDR comes from the coding sequence ATGCTCGATGCCACCACCCGCTCTGGGGGCACCGCCACGGCACCTCCCCGGGCCGCTGCCACGGAACTCGCCGTAGCCGTTCCCTCTCCGGTGGGCTTCGGCGCGCGCTGCACGAGAGTGCTGCTCTCGCCGTGGACGCGCCTGTCCCTGCTCATCGCCCTGCTCGCGGGCGCCGCCTCGGCCGTGCTGCTCTTCGAGCCGCAGCGGCTGCTGGCGGACGGCTGGCCGCCGCAGCTCGGTGGAGCCGCGGCGGCGGTGGTGTTCGCGGTGGCGTACGGGCTGTGCACCGTGGCGTTCGTGCCACGACCGCTGCTCAACCTGGCGGCGGGCGCGCTGTTCGGCTCGCAGCTGGGCCTCGGAGTCTCCATCACGGGCACGGTGCTCGGGGCCGGTATCGCCTTCGGCCTCGGCCGGGTGCTCGGCCAGGACGCCCTGCGTCCGCTGCTGCGCGGCCGGTGGTTGCGGGCCGCCGACGGGCAGCTCAGCCGGCACGGCTTCCGTTCCATGCTGGCGGCGCGGCTGTTCCCCGGGGTGCCGTTCTGGGCAGCGAACTACTGCGCCGCCGTCTCCCGCATGGGGTACTTCCCGTTCCTGCTGGCGACGGCGCTCGGCTCGATCCCGAACACCGCCGCGTACGTCGTCGCCGGCGCCCGTGCCTCCACGCCGACGTCGCCGGCCTTCCTGATCGCGATGGCCTTCATCGCACTGCCGGCGCTGGCGGGCGCGGTGGTGGCCTGGCGCAAGCGGCACCATTTCCGGGACCGTTAG